In Salminus brasiliensis chromosome 24, fSalBra1.hap2, whole genome shotgun sequence, one genomic interval encodes:
- the LOC140546721 gene encoding uncharacterized protein isoform X2, with the protein MLNNMDLNSQDSFYPQFESCNTSTMGMETHGAKEERDLVFMDAAHFQHDTSVTPKTEPVSADLYSPCLGPRGSFDSSLSYSGSFYVEASRGASCSAETLLSMISEIVGGVSTSPGASTTPPPLYPPVGQQQQQGQGYADSVPLAEAAALPVLVVKRELESDGYEWNASEYDNNNNNNNNNTNNNNNTNNNNSSSSGYYCYFQPEPFQHADVKDLLDSFGHVNPDADFKAAESTVKHEQDFASTCVHAFGAYGGEEDNNNSSSNNNTTTNNSSYVTSSSSSSSSSSSSLSSSSSSSTIDSLLFSSLLPETFAQTYAPRAPKPTRARKSAASGPGGAPPRAKEKPFACPMSGCERRFSRSDELNRHVRIHTGHRPFRCRVCARSFSRSDHLTTHTRTHTGEKPFSCDACGKRFARSDERKRHARVHLKQREKELERQAAGAAAAAAAAAAAAAAGGWSFPNTRGGLLS; encoded by the exons ATGCTCAACAACATGGATTTGAACTCTCAGGACTCTTTCTACCCTCAGTTTGAGAGTTGTAACACCTCAACCATGGGGATGGAAACTCACGGTGCCAAAGAAGAGCGGGACCTCGTCTTTATGGACGCAGCGCACTTTCAGCACg ACACCTCGGTGACTCCAAAAACCGAGCCGGTCTCAGCGGACCTCTACTCGCCTTGCCTGGGCCCCCGGGGAAGCTTCGACTCCTCGCTGTCCTACTCGGGCAGCTTCTACGTGGAGGCATCGCGCGGAGCCTCGTGCAGCGCAGAGACTCTGCTCAGCATGATCAGCGAGATCGTCGGCGGCGTCTCCACGAGCCCTGGCGCGAGCACTACCCCGCCTCCGTTGTACCCCCCGGTGgggcaacagcaacagcagggACAGGGCTACGCAGACTCCGTGCCCCTGGCCGAGGCGGCCGCGCTGCCCGTGCTGGTGGTGAAGCGCGAGCTGGAGAGCGATGGGTACGAGTGGAACGCGAGCGAgtatgacaacaacaacaacaacaacaacaacaacacaaacaacaacaacaacacaaacaacaacaacagcagcagcagcggttactactgctacttccaGCCGGAGCCCTTCCAGCACGCGGACGTGAAGGACCTGCTGGACTCGTTCGGCCACGTGAACCCCGACGCGGACTTCAAAGCGGCCGAGAGCACCGTCAAGCACGAGCAGGACTTCGCCAGCACGTGCGTGCACGCTTTTGGCGCGTACGGTGGCGAGGaggacaacaacaacagcagcagcaacaacaacaccaccactAACAACAGCAGCTACGTGacatcctcttcctcctcctcttcctcctcttcctcttctctgtcctcctcttcctcgtcCTCCACCATCGACTCgctcctcttctcctccctgCTGCCCGAAACCTTCGCGCAAACCTACGCACCCCGTGCGCCCAAGCCCACCCGGGCGCGCAAAAGCGCAGCCAGCGGCCCCGGCGGTGCGCCACCGCGCGCTAAGGAGAAGCCCTTCGCATGCCCCATGAGCGGCTGCGAGCGCCGATTCTCGCGCTCGGACGAGCTGAACCGGCACGTGCGCATCCACACGGGCCACCGGCCCTTCCGGTGCCGCGTGTGCGCGCGCAGCTTCAGCCGCAGCGACCACCTGACCACGCACACGCGCACGCACACCGGCGAGAAGCCCTTTTCGTGCGACGCGTGCGGCAAGCGGTTCGCGCGCAGCGACGAGCGCAAGCGGCACGCGCGCGTTCACCTCAAGCAGCGCGAGAAGGAGCTCGAGAGGCAGGCGGCCGGAGCGGCGGCTGCGGCTGCGGCGGCTGCGGCTGCTGCCGCGGCCGGTGGCTGGTCGTTTCCCAACACACGAGGGGGGCTCCTgagttaa
- the LOC140546721 gene encoding uncharacterized protein isoform X1 gives MLNNMDLNSQDSFYPQFESCNTSTMGMETHGAKEERDLVFMDAAHFQHADTSVTPKTEPVSADLYSPCLGPRGSFDSSLSYSGSFYVEASRGASCSAETLLSMISEIVGGVSTSPGASTTPPPLYPPVGQQQQQGQGYADSVPLAEAAALPVLVVKRELESDGYEWNASEYDNNNNNNNNNTNNNNNTNNNNSSSSGYYCYFQPEPFQHADVKDLLDSFGHVNPDADFKAAESTVKHEQDFASTCVHAFGAYGGEEDNNNSSSNNNTTTNNSSYVTSSSSSSSSSSSSLSSSSSSSTIDSLLFSSLLPETFAQTYAPRAPKPTRARKSAASGPGGAPPRAKEKPFACPMSGCERRFSRSDELNRHVRIHTGHRPFRCRVCARSFSRSDHLTTHTRTHTGEKPFSCDACGKRFARSDERKRHARVHLKQREKELERQAAGAAAAAAAAAAAAAAGGWSFPNTRGGLLS, from the exons ATGCTCAACAACATGGATTTGAACTCTCAGGACTCTTTCTACCCTCAGTTTGAGAGTTGTAACACCTCAACCATGGGGATGGAAACTCACGGTGCCAAAGAAGAGCGGGACCTCGTCTTTATGGACGCAGCGCACTTTCAGCACg CAGACACCTCGGTGACTCCAAAAACCGAGCCGGTCTCAGCGGACCTCTACTCGCCTTGCCTGGGCCCCCGGGGAAGCTTCGACTCCTCGCTGTCCTACTCGGGCAGCTTCTACGTGGAGGCATCGCGCGGAGCCTCGTGCAGCGCAGAGACTCTGCTCAGCATGATCAGCGAGATCGTCGGCGGCGTCTCCACGAGCCCTGGCGCGAGCACTACCCCGCCTCCGTTGTACCCCCCGGTGgggcaacagcaacagcagggACAGGGCTACGCAGACTCCGTGCCCCTGGCCGAGGCGGCCGCGCTGCCCGTGCTGGTGGTGAAGCGCGAGCTGGAGAGCGATGGGTACGAGTGGAACGCGAGCGAgtatgacaacaacaacaacaacaacaacaacaacacaaacaacaacaacaacacaaacaacaacaacagcagcagcagcggttactactgctacttccaGCCGGAGCCCTTCCAGCACGCGGACGTGAAGGACCTGCTGGACTCGTTCGGCCACGTGAACCCCGACGCGGACTTCAAAGCGGCCGAGAGCACCGTCAAGCACGAGCAGGACTTCGCCAGCACGTGCGTGCACGCTTTTGGCGCGTACGGTGGCGAGGaggacaacaacaacagcagcagcaacaacaacaccaccactAACAACAGCAGCTACGTGacatcctcttcctcctcctcttcctcctcttcctcttctctgtcctcctcttcctcgtcCTCCACCATCGACTCgctcctcttctcctccctgCTGCCCGAAACCTTCGCGCAAACCTACGCACCCCGTGCGCCCAAGCCCACCCGGGCGCGCAAAAGCGCAGCCAGCGGCCCCGGCGGTGCGCCACCGCGCGCTAAGGAGAAGCCCTTCGCATGCCCCATGAGCGGCTGCGAGCGCCGATTCTCGCGCTCGGACGAGCTGAACCGGCACGTGCGCATCCACACGGGCCACCGGCCCTTCCGGTGCCGCGTGTGCGCGCGCAGCTTCAGCCGCAGCGACCACCTGACCACGCACACGCGCACGCACACCGGCGAGAAGCCCTTTTCGTGCGACGCGTGCGGCAAGCGGTTCGCGCGCAGCGACGAGCGCAAGCGGCACGCGCGCGTTCACCTCAAGCAGCGCGAGAAGGAGCTCGAGAGGCAGGCGGCCGGAGCGGCGGCTGCGGCTGCGGCGGCTGCGGCTGCTGCCGCGGCCGGTGGCTGGTCGTTTCCCAACACACGAGGGGGGCTCCTgagttaa